The Fructilactobacillus myrtifloralis genome contains a region encoding:
- a CDS encoding ComE operon protein 2: MAKKRIPWDQYFMLQAILISSRSTCERLSVGAVLVRNKRVIACGYNGSVSGADHCTEVGCYLVNGHCERTIHAEMNAVLQCAKFGESTDHAEIYVTDFPCLQCTKMLLQAGIKKINYLREYHNNEYAEQLLQQENVEVKKITLDPQRVADLPFADYLSIE; this comes from the coding sequence ATGGCTAAAAAGAGAATTCCATGGGATCAATATTTCATGCTGCAAGCAATTTTAATCTCCAGTCGGAGTACTTGTGAACGGTTGTCAGTGGGGGCGGTCTTAGTCCGCAATAAGCGGGTAATTGCCTGTGGTTACAATGGCTCGGTGTCTGGCGCTGACCACTGTACAGAAGTGGGCTGTTACCTCGTGAATGGGCATTGTGAACGGACCATTCATGCTGAAATGAATGCCGTATTGCAGTGTGCAAAGTTTGGGGAATCCACCGATCACGCTGAAATTTATGTAACTGATTTTCCCTGTTTGCAGTGTACGAAGATGTTATTGCAAGCGGGAATTAAAAAGATTAATTATCTACGTGAATATCATAATAATGAATATGCGGAACAACTATTACAACAAGAAAACGTTGAGGTGAAAAAAATCACTCTTGATCCCCAACGGGTTGCTGATCTACCTTTTGCTGATTATCTTTCCATTGAGTAA
- a CDS encoding helix-hairpin-helix domain-containing protein — protein sequence MERIRTSWEALAVKWKIALIGGLISLAIIGIGGVWLFQSAAEPPVAVKAAQAPEPATTKPNQPKARASSSSKTKAPDRVVVDVKGAVKQPGVYTVADNTRVDQVVRLAGGFLPSADANQVNLAQKATDQSILYVPNQGEKPPMGPTEQSATPAGPTADRKVNLNQADATQLQSVSGIGAKKAEKIVAYRQQTGNFKTVDDLKNVPGFGAKTVTQLASSLTV from the coding sequence ATGGAAAGGATCAGAACAAGTTGGGAAGCATTAGCAGTTAAGTGGAAAATTGCCCTAATTGGAGGGTTGATCAGTCTGGCAATCATTGGAATTGGGGGTGTTTGGCTGTTCCAGTCAGCAGCAGAACCACCAGTGGCAGTGAAAGCCGCTCAAGCTCCCGAACCCGCCACCACAAAACCGAACCAACCCAAGGCTAGGGCTAGTTCGAGTTCTAAAACCAAGGCGCCTGATCGGGTAGTTGTTGACGTGAAGGGGGCAGTCAAGCAACCCGGGGTTTATACTGTTGCCGACAATACCCGGGTTGATCAGGTGGTCCGGTTAGCGGGCGGGTTTTTACCGAGTGCGGATGCCAACCAGGTTAACCTAGCTCAAAAGGCTACTGACCAATCAATTCTCTACGTTCCGAACCAAGGAGAGAAACCACCGATGGGTCCAACCGAGCAGTCCGCTACACCGGCGGGACCGACCGCCGACCGGAAGGTTAATTTAAATCAAGCGGATGCGACCCAATTACAAAGCGTTTCCGGGATTGGGGCGAAAAAAGCCGAAAAAATTGTGGCTTATCGGCAACAAACGGGGAATTTTAAAACCGTGGACGATCTAAAAAACGTACCGGGCTTTGGAGCGAAAACGGTTACCCAGCTGGCAAGTTCGTTAACGGTTTAA
- a CDS encoding SepM family pheromone-processing serine protease, with amino-acid sequence MRKFWQKNRKTSLAFLVAALLIAILWFFFWPLNRVVEAPGEAVNIQPMVKIQGKQPLKQNEFMITAVSIAPARPVSYVHRLFDPHIDIQKTNDVTGGQNNADFNNVQKVYMQSAINNAITVGFQHANRPVTKQYHGVYILNVFPQSDFKNRLRPADLIESINGQQLTKSTEYVNYIKSLPKNAPLKIMFKRDGRQMMVSGHKHDIVKGFNGIGITMIDDMTIKTDPKAHIDPGQIGGPSGGLMFALQVYSQLTQQRYQLKKIAGTGTITSDGQVGEIGGVDKKIIAAHKSGAQVFFCPYVKPTKTNLALEPGHQTNYQVAKATAKKYAPGMKVVPVTSFDQALNYLKTHQ; translated from the coding sequence ATGCGTAAATTTTGGCAAAAAAATCGTAAAACCAGCCTAGCGTTTTTAGTGGCGGCGTTATTAATTGCGATCCTGTGGTTCTTTTTTTGGCCCCTTAACCGAGTTGTGGAAGCTCCCGGTGAGGCCGTGAACATTCAACCGATGGTGAAGATTCAGGGAAAACAACCCCTCAAACAGAATGAATTTATGATCACGGCGGTTTCAATCGCTCCGGCGCGGCCCGTTTCTTACGTGCACCGCTTGTTTGATCCGCACATTGACATTCAAAAAACGAATGATGTGACCGGGGGACAAAATAACGCTGATTTTAACAACGTGCAGAAGGTCTACATGCAAAGTGCCATTAATAATGCGATTACCGTTGGCTTCCAACACGCTAACCGACCGGTAACAAAGCAGTATCATGGTGTTTACATTCTTAACGTTTTCCCCCAGTCCGACTTTAAAAATCGCCTGCGCCCCGCTGATCTGATCGAATCGATTAACGGCCAGCAGCTAACCAAAAGTACGGAATACGTAAATTACATTAAAAGCCTGCCCAAAAACGCACCGCTTAAGATTATGTTTAAGCGGGACGGGCGGCAAATGATGGTTTCTGGTCATAAGCATGACATTGTAAAGGGATTCAATGGGATTGGAATTACCATGATCGATGACATGACGATTAAAACCGATCCGAAGGCCCACATCGATCCCGGCCAAATTGGCGGACCCTCTGGGGGACTAATGTTTGCCTTGCAGGTTTACAGTCAGTTAACCCAGCAACGGTATCAGCTGAAAAAAATCGCCGGAACGGGAACAATTACCAGTGATGGTCAAGTTGGTGAGATTGGGGGCGTAGATAAGAAAATCATTGCGGCTCACAAGAGTGGGGCCCAGGTCTTCTTCTGTCCCTACGTTAAACCAACCAAAACTAATTTAGCGCTCGAGCCGGGACACCAAACGAATTACCAGGTGGCTAAAGCAACGGCGAAAAAGTATGCACCGGGGATGAAGGTGGTTCCCGTTACCTCATTTGATCAAGCCTTAAACTATTTAAAGACGCATCAATAA
- the coaD gene encoding pantetheine-phosphate adenylyltransferase, giving the protein MKTAVYPGSFDPLTNGHLNIIKRASAIFDHVIVAIGTNPSKQSLFSVAERIQLIQASTQELDNVEVTSYSGLTAEFVKSQHTNIVVRGTRDSRDFVYEQEIANLNGLLDEQIETILLFANRDYELISSSMVKEINAFGGDVSKFVPAPVARALQERSNHA; this is encoded by the coding sequence ATGAAAACAGCCGTTTATCCGGGGAGTTTTGATCCGCTGACGAATGGTCATTTGAATATTATTAAGCGGGCTAGCGCGATTTTTGATCATGTGATTGTTGCGATTGGGACTAATCCCAGTAAGCAAAGCCTCTTTTCGGTGGCAGAACGCATTCAGCTGATTCAAGCCAGTACCCAGGAACTAGATAACGTTGAGGTAACTAGTTATAGTGGTTTGACCGCTGAATTCGTAAAGTCGCAACATACTAATATCGTGGTGCGGGGAACGCGCGATTCCCGCGATTTTGTGTACGAGCAAGAAATTGCTAATTTAAACGGATTATTGGATGAACAAATTGAAACAATTTTATTATTTGCGAATCGGGATTACGAGTTAATTTCTTCTTCAATGGTTAAAGAAATTAATGCCTTTGGAGGCGACGTCAGTAAGTTCGTTCCGGCGCCCGTAGCCCGTGCTTTACAAGAAAGGAGTAACCATGCGTAA
- the rsmD gene encoding 16S rRNA (guanine(966)-N(2))-methyltransferase RsmD, with amino-acid sequence MRIISGTYGGRKLQPVPGTKTRPTTDKVRESLFNMIGPYFTGGSFLDLFAGSGAVALEALSRGMQRAVLVDRQFAAVKTIKKNATMVTKPDQEVVVWKMPAERALTRLAEQHEQFEIIFLDPPYAAQQMVKQLAEIQKLQLLKPRGLVICETDHTAELGAQPHYQLLRQKDYGLTMISIYQGKEETT; translated from the coding sequence ATGCGAATTATTTCAGGAACCTACGGGGGACGAAAGCTGCAACCTGTGCCGGGGACGAAAACTCGTCCTACCACGGATAAGGTGCGCGAATCGTTGTTTAATATGATTGGTCCCTATTTTACAGGGGGCAGTTTTTTAGATTTATTTGCAGGCTCGGGAGCGGTGGCCTTAGAGGCCCTTTCCCGGGGGATGCAGCGAGCGGTCCTAGTTGATCGTCAGTTTGCGGCGGTGAAAACCATTAAAAAGAATGCAACCATGGTAACTAAACCAGATCAGGAAGTAGTGGTTTGGAAGATGCCTGCAGAGCGGGCATTAACTAGACTAGCGGAGCAGCATGAGCAGTTCGAGATCATTTTTCTTGATCCGCCGTACGCCGCCCAACAAATGGTCAAGCAGTTGGCAGAAATTCAAAAACTGCAACTCTTGAAACCACGGGGATTAGTGATCTGTGAAACCGACCACACGGCCGAGTTAGGGGCCCAACCCCACTATCAATTGCTGCGGCAAAAGGATTACGGGTTAACCATGATTTCAATTTATCAAGGAAAAGAGGAAACCACATGA
- a CDS encoding YlbG family protein produces the protein MEARTELLVSLFSVKQAKQLHRFGDVRYVSRRMRYAILFVNQAETSKSIQNLNQLRMVKKVEVAPTQTLAHQFAALNEAAEGD, from the coding sequence ATGGAAGCACGCACAGAGTTATTAGTATCGCTTTTTTCGGTTAAACAGGCCAAGCAGTTGCACCGCTTTGGAGATGTGCGCTACGTTTCGCGGCGGATGCGGTATGCCATTTTGTTTGTCAATCAAGCCGAAACGAGTAAAAGCATCCAGAACTTAAACCAACTACGGATGGTGAAAAAAGTAGAGGTGGCTCCCACCCAAACGTTAGCCCACCAGTTTGCGGCTTTAAACGAAGCAGCTGAGGGGGACTAA
- a CDS encoding FtsW/RodA/SpoVE family cell cycle protein, with amino-acid sequence MKKFIKGLDWYLFFPYLLLCGIGIVMVYSASAGIGLTHGGFAPDYLVKQAAFVGISLLLLVLVYRMRFAVFQKPFFLGILEITLLVLLVYVKFFGTKVNGAAGWLSLGFIKLQPAELCKFYFIIYFANMFNKRSRLITQEGILRATFHNFTPLIVPALCLLLILFQPDTGGFAINLFIILVMFLAASTASKLVPWIVGLVLILPLFLIHIGSGVIAHFVSNSQNYKLQRFVSFADPFLHAQTSGQQLINSYYAISNGGIFGRGLGNSIQKMGYLAEPNTDFILPIISEELGLVGVVLILALLCILIVRTIDIGFRTTNLYFSSVCYGTAAYLTIQTLFNAGGAVGFVPLTGVTLPFISYGGSSMITLSLCLGLVMKISSKERQLSSQRQPGIQIPRQ; translated from the coding sequence ATGAAAAAGTTTATCAAGGGTTTGGATTGGTATTTATTTTTCCCATACCTGCTGTTATGCGGAATTGGGATTGTGATGGTGTACTCTGCTAGTGCGGGGATTGGGTTAACCCACGGAGGCTTTGCTCCTGATTACCTGGTAAAGCAAGCAGCGTTTGTGGGGATTAGTTTATTGCTACTGGTCCTGGTGTATCGAATGCGGTTTGCTGTCTTTCAAAAACCCTTTTTCCTAGGGATTTTAGAAATTACGTTGCTAGTGCTCTTAGTCTATGTGAAGTTTTTTGGAACGAAAGTTAACGGAGCTGCAGGATGGCTTAGTTTGGGCTTTATTAAGTTGCAACCGGCAGAATTGTGCAAATTTTACTTTATTATTTACTTTGCTAACATGTTTAATAAACGCTCCCGGTTGATTACGCAGGAGGGTATTTTACGGGCCACGTTCCATAATTTCACTCCACTAATAGTTCCAGCACTGTGCTTATTGTTAATTTTATTCCAACCGGATACCGGAGGGTTTGCGATTAACCTGTTTATCATCCTGGTAATGTTCTTAGCGGCTAGTACCGCTAGCAAATTAGTGCCCTGGATTGTCGGGTTGGTCTTGATTCTGCCCCTGTTTTTGATTCACATCGGAAGTGGAGTCATTGCCCACTTTGTTAGTAACAGTCAGAACTACAAACTGCAACGGTTTGTGTCGTTTGCCGATCCGTTCCTGCATGCCCAGACCTCCGGGCAACAACTAATTAATTCTTACTATGCGATTAGTAATGGGGGGATTTTTGGTCGTGGACTAGGAAATTCCATTCAAAAGATGGGCTACCTTGCGGAACCGAATACCGATTTTATCTTGCCGATTATCTCTGAAGAACTCGGATTAGTCGGGGTGGTGCTGATTCTTGCCTTATTGTGTATCCTCATTGTCCGCACGATTGACATTGGCTTTCGGACCACCAACCTGTACTTTAGTTCGGTATGCTACGGAACTGCGGCCTACCTGACGATTCAGACGTTGTTTAACGCTGGGGGCGCGGTGGGCTTTGTGCCGTTGACCGGAGTAACCCTACCGTTTATTAGTTACGGTGGTTCTAGCATGATCACGTTGAGCCTGTGTTTAGGATTGGTAATGAAGATTAGTAGCAAAGAACGCCAACTTAGCTCACAACGCCAACCAGGAATTCAAATTCCGCGACAGTAA
- the typA gene encoding translational GTPase TypA: MKTRDDIRNIAIIAHVDHGKTTLVNELLKQSDTLNGHEQIQDRAMDTNPIERERGITILSKNTAVKYDGKQINILDTPGHADFGGEVERIMRMVDGVLLVVDAAEGTMPQTRFVLKKALDQHLTPIVVINKIDKPGARPEEVVDEVLDLFIELGADESQLDFPVVYASAMNGTSSFDPDIDTQEHTMKPVFDTILENIPAPIDNSDDPLQFQVAMLDYDDFVGRIGIGRVFRGTIKVGDSVVVMKLDGSQQKFRVTKIMGFVGLNKVEITEAKAGDLIAVSGMEDINVGETVVDPNTLEPLPILRIDEPTMQMTFGTNTSPFVGKDGKFVTARQLIDRLERELHTDVSLRVEETDDPGAWLVSGRGELHLSILIETLRREGYELQVSRPEVIYKEIDGVKCEPYESVQIDTPEEYSGSIIDTLSQRKGEMQNMESVGNGQTRLSFLVPSRGLIGYSTQFLSLTHGYGIMNHSFDKYAPVVKNWDPGRRNGTLVSINTGKVTTYAIMAVQDRGKIFTDPGTEVYEGMIVGENARDNDISVNITRGRNQTNVRAAGSEDIAKVKAPVHLTLEESLEFLNSDELCEVTPEHVRLRKRILNTNEREKAAKKRKNNR, from the coding sequence TTGAAAACAAGAGATGACATTAGAAATATTGCGATTATTGCGCACGTTGACCACGGGAAAACGACCCTGGTGAACGAGCTTTTAAAGCAATCTGACACGTTAAATGGTCACGAACAAATTCAAGACCGGGCCATGGATACGAACCCCATTGAACGGGAACGGGGAATCACCATTTTGTCCAAGAACACGGCCGTTAAGTACGATGGCAAACAAATTAACATCTTGGATACTCCTGGACACGCCGATTTCGGTGGAGAAGTAGAACGAATCATGCGGATGGTTGACGGAGTTTTGCTGGTGGTGGATGCCGCTGAAGGAACGATGCCCCAAACGCGGTTTGTGCTGAAGAAAGCTTTAGATCAGCACCTAACTCCAATCGTGGTGATTAACAAAATTGATAAGCCCGGTGCTCGGCCTGAAGAAGTGGTCGATGAAGTGCTGGACCTGTTCATCGAATTAGGAGCTGACGAAAGTCAATTAGACTTCCCAGTTGTTTACGCATCTGCCATGAACGGAACTTCCAGTTTCGATCCAGACATTGATACGCAGGAACACACGATGAAACCAGTGTTTGATACGATTCTCGAAAACATTCCTGCGCCCATCGATAACTCTGACGATCCACTGCAATTTCAAGTTGCCATGCTGGATTACGATGACTTCGTTGGTCGAATCGGAATTGGTCGGGTCTTTCGGGGTACCATCAAAGTCGGGGACAGCGTAGTGGTAATGAAGCTCGATGGTTCCCAACAAAAATTCCGGGTAACCAAAATCATGGGCTTTGTTGGTTTGAACAAGGTTGAAATTACGGAAGCGAAGGCCGGAGATTTAATTGCCGTATCCGGAATGGAAGACATTAACGTCGGAGAAACGGTCGTAGATCCAAACACCTTGGAACCACTTCCAATTCTGCGGATTGATGAACCAACCATGCAAATGACGTTTGGAACCAACACGTCGCCATTTGTAGGGAAAGACGGGAAGTTTGTTACGGCTCGGCAGTTGATTGATCGGTTGGAACGCGAATTGCACACTGACGTTTCGTTGCGGGTTGAAGAAACTGACGATCCCGGAGCTTGGTTAGTGTCTGGTCGTGGGGAACTCCACTTATCAATTTTAATTGAAACGTTACGACGGGAAGGTTACGAACTCCAAGTTTCGCGTCCCGAAGTAATTTACAAGGAAATTGATGGCGTAAAGTGTGAACCATACGAATCAGTGCAAATTGATACGCCTGAAGAATACTCCGGTTCCATTATTGATACCCTTTCCCAACGAAAAGGGGAAATGCAAAACATGGAAAGCGTTGGAAACGGCCAAACGCGCTTGAGTTTCTTAGTTCCTTCGCGTGGTTTGATTGGGTACTCTACCCAATTCTTATCGCTAACCCACGGATACGGAATTATGAACCACAGTTTTGACAAGTACGCGCCGGTAGTGAAGAACTGGGATCCCGGTCGTCGGAACGGAACCTTGGTTTCAATTAACACTGGAAAAGTAACTACCTACGCCATTATGGCGGTTCAGGACCGGGGTAAGATCTTTACTGATCCAGGAACGGAAGTTTACGAAGGAATGATTGTGGGTGAAAATGCCCGGGATAATGATATCTCGGTTAACATCACGCGGGGTCGGAACCAAACGAACGTCCGGGCCGCTGGATCTGAAGACATTGCGAAGGTTAAAGCCCCCGTTCATTTAACACTTGAAGAATCCTTGGAATTCTTGAATAGTGATGAACTATGTGAGGTTACGCCGGAACATGTTCGGCTCCGGAAACGGATTTTGAATACTAACGAACGGGAAAAGGCCGCCAAGAAGCGGAAAAACAACCGTTAA
- a CDS encoding UPF0223 family protein, producing the protein MKQKAKPTYSYPIVADWSVSELVAVTEFFRNIERAYEQPQGVLRTDLMASYSDFQTINPARTEQNQLRREFERSSGFDIYAVLQAAAAQPTAKFIKLN; encoded by the coding sequence ATGAAACAGAAAGCTAAGCCAACCTATAGTTACCCGATTGTGGCGGACTGGTCGGTCTCTGAGTTGGTCGCCGTCACCGAGTTTTTCCGAAACATTGAACGGGCTTATGAACAACCCCAGGGGGTCTTACGGACGGATTTAATGGCAAGTTATTCCGACTTTCAAACCATTAATCCAGCCCGGACGGAACAAAACCAGTTGCGGCGTGAGTTTGAACGGTCATCGGGGTTCGATATTTATGCCGTATTACAGGCCGCTGCAGCTCAGCCGACGGCCAAGTTTATTAAACTCAACTAG
- a CDS encoding lactate dehydrogenase — protein MKTVQAQILIKGDPERVQQLTAALAILDLPVTFLQDEADMATIPMVDQACRHFSVRELAPDEDLRNVAALVYLPAVEFYQATDSAAEQVAAQIAPAIDRMRPLINDLMGRAFQGKIVVDAPHDEVFLYFIAAFSGLDVSKLMGVGNVPVCLTLREQLIRNFKVANEDINVSVCGLNTRCVVPWNRIYIGAMPLLSYVARPDNNYDTELIGKVQQLVSDPELVVNPTLQIQALLKVLRCLLGWQSELYSVVSLTKKSDQLELNLMPKIINQGGLSHEFDLKLSETEVADITAAQTWAMDIIQQIKKGSHHETES, from the coding sequence ATGAAAACCGTGCAAGCCCAAATCTTAATTAAGGGAGATCCTGAGCGGGTGCAGCAACTGACGGCTGCGTTAGCCATTTTGGATCTACCGGTAACGTTTTTACAGGATGAAGCTGACATGGCAACCATCCCAATGGTTGATCAGGCTTGTCGCCACTTCAGTGTGCGCGAACTGGCTCCCGATGAAGATTTACGTAATGTAGCTGCGTTGGTGTACCTTCCGGCGGTTGAGTTTTACCAAGCAACGGACTCTGCAGCAGAACAAGTGGCCGCACAGATTGCCCCCGCCATCGATCGGATGCGTCCGTTGATTAATGATCTGATGGGGCGGGCATTTCAGGGGAAAATTGTGGTGGATGCGCCCCATGATGAGGTGTTTTTGTACTTTATCGCGGCGTTTTCCGGATTAGACGTAAGTAAGCTTATGGGAGTGGGAAACGTTCCGGTGTGCTTAACCCTGCGTGAACAGTTGATTCGGAACTTTAAGGTTGCCAACGAAGACATTAACGTGAGTGTTTGTGGGTTGAATACTCGATGTGTGGTACCGTGGAATCGCATTTACATTGGGGCGATGCCGTTACTTTCATACGTTGCGCGCCCTGACAATAACTACGATACGGAACTGATTGGCAAGGTCCAACAACTCGTTTCCGATCCGGAGCTGGTGGTGAATCCGACGCTCCAAATTCAAGCACTGCTTAAGGTGTTACGCTGCTTATTGGGTTGGCAATCAGAATTATATTCCGTGGTTAGTCTGACCAAGAAAAGTGATCAGTTAGAGTTAAACCTCATGCCAAAGATTATTAATCAGGGTGGCTTATCGCACGAGTTTGATTTAAAGTTATCAGAGACAGAGGTCGCAGACATTACGGCCGCCCAAACTTGGGCAATGGATATCATTCAACAAATTAAAAAGGGAAGTCATCATGAAACAGAAAGCTAA
- the def gene encoding peptide deformylase: MFLMKDITRDGNPVLRKQAQPVQFPLSDEDRELGEKMMEYLEVSQDEALCKKYHLRAGVGLAAPQVGVSKLMAAVLTPPEAEDEPSPFKAILINPVIVSNSVQPAALTVGEGCLSVDKDVPGYVPRSDRITVEYQDLKGEKHRVRLKHYPAIIVQHEIDHLHGTLFYDHINKQDPFAREPNEIFID; encoded by the coding sequence GTGTTTTTAATGAAAGATATCACCCGAGATGGAAATCCAGTGCTGCGCAAACAAGCACAACCGGTCCAATTTCCCCTTAGTGACGAAGATCGGGAACTCGGCGAAAAAATGATGGAATATTTAGAGGTCAGTCAAGACGAGGCGCTCTGCAAAAAGTATCACCTGCGCGCTGGCGTCGGATTGGCGGCCCCGCAAGTCGGAGTTTCCAAATTAATGGCCGCCGTCCTCACTCCCCCAGAAGCAGAAGACGAACCATCCCCGTTTAAAGCGATTCTCATTAATCCCGTCATCGTTTCTAACTCCGTCCAACCAGCGGCGCTGACGGTCGGAGAAGGTTGTCTGTCCGTCGATAAAGACGTGCCAGGCTACGTACCACGTTCCGACCGGATTACGGTTGAGTATCAAGACTTAAAGGGGGAAAAACACCGGGTTCGGTTAAAGCACTACCCAGCCATCATCGTGCAGCATGAAATCGACCATCTGCATGGCACCCTTTTTTACGATCACATCAACAAACAGGACCCTTTTGCACGAGAACCCAACGAAATTTTCATCGACTAA
- a CDS encoding DNA-directed RNA polymerase subunit epsilon, producing the protein MIYKVLYQANPKENPKREATKSLYVDAQTQAEVRDLIAENTDYTVEFIQPLAGKHLEFEQQEPDFKITEFNK; encoded by the coding sequence TTGATTTACAAAGTTTTATATCAAGCAAACCCCAAGGAAAATCCGAAGCGTGAAGCAACTAAATCGCTATACGTCGATGCCCAAACCCAGGCAGAAGTTCGGGATTTAATTGCTGAAAACACGGACTACACCGTGGAATTCATTCAACCGCTCGCGGGTAAACACCTTGAATTCGAACAACAAGAACCTGATTTTAAAATTACGGAGTTTAATAAATAA
- the rnjA gene encoding ribonuclease J1, whose product MSKLNVKNNETAIYGVGGLGEIGKNTYGVQFQDEIILIDAGIKFPESSQLGIDYVIPDYQYLVENQDKIKALVITHGHEDHIGGIPFILKAINVPVYAGPLALALIKGKLEEHGMLKQTELHAIDENTVLKFKKTSVSFFRTTHSIPDALGVAVHTPDGVIVETGDYKFDLTPVTNTPPDLQTMAKLGEEGVLCLMADSTNAEKPVWTKSERYVSDSVRKIFKRVKGRIIFATFASNLSRVMTAIDAAYQNGRKIAVFGRSMEAAVVNGRELGYIKVPDKAFVDANQLKSLPADKVMILCTGSQGEQMAALSRIANGTHRQISIEPGDTVVLSSNPIPGNVLSVNRVVDELEEAGATVIKGYANHIHTSGHGGQEEEKLMIRLMKPKFFVPIHGEYRMQKIHMGLAEQCGIPKDHCFILKNGDVLALTKDSARMAGNFAAGDVYIDGNGVDTVTEQVIEDRQLLSEEGLVVVVATINLKDKEIQSGPDLLSRGFVYMRESGELLDQGRKLVFRTIRRAMNNKNASEKTIKKAVVNELSNFLYEKTERHPLVLPMLIMNNTK is encoded by the coding sequence ATGAGTAAACTAAACGTCAAAAACAACGAAACGGCGATTTATGGCGTTGGTGGTCTAGGTGAAATCGGAAAAAACACGTATGGCGTGCAATTCCAAGACGAAATCATTCTCATTGATGCCGGAATTAAGTTTCCGGAAAGCAGCCAACTCGGGATTGATTACGTGATTCCAGATTATCAATATCTGGTCGAAAACCAGGATAAGATTAAGGCCCTGGTCATTACCCACGGTCACGAAGACCATATCGGTGGGATTCCCTTTATCCTCAAGGCTATTAACGTTCCGGTGTACGCCGGTCCCCTCGCCCTCGCTTTAATTAAAGGTAAATTAGAAGAGCATGGCATGTTAAAACAAACCGAGTTACATGCCATCGATGAAAACACCGTCTTAAAGTTTAAAAAGACCAGCGTCTCCTTCTTTCGAACCACCCACTCAATCCCTGATGCTCTAGGAGTTGCAGTTCACACTCCCGACGGGGTAATCGTTGAAACTGGTGATTATAAGTTTGACCTGACGCCGGTGACCAACACCCCGCCTGACTTACAAACGATGGCCAAGCTCGGTGAAGAAGGAGTGCTGTGCCTGATGGCCGACAGTACGAACGCCGAAAAACCAGTGTGGACCAAGTCCGAACGCTACGTTAGTGATTCGGTCCGCAAAATTTTCAAACGGGTGAAGGGGCGGATTATTTTTGCAACCTTTGCTTCGAACCTCTCCCGGGTGATGACGGCGATTGACGCGGCCTACCAAAACGGACGTAAAATTGCCGTCTTTGGTCGGAGCATGGAAGCTGCCGTTGTCAACGGTCGGGAACTCGGTTACATCAAGGTTCCTGACAAGGCCTTTGTCGATGCTAACCAACTTAAGTCCCTACCGGCCGACAAGGTCATGATTCTATGTACCGGTTCTCAAGGAGAACAAATGGCTGCCCTATCCCGAATTGCCAACGGTACCCACCGGCAGATCTCAATTGAACCTGGTGACACCGTAGTCCTTTCCAGTAACCCAATCCCCGGAAACGTCTTAAGCGTGAACCGAGTGGTTGACGAACTGGAAGAAGCGGGCGCCACTGTTATCAAGGGGTATGCTAATCACATTCACACTTCTGGCCACGGTGGCCAAGAAGAAGAAAAATTGATGATTCGCCTCATGAAGCCGAAGTTCTTCGTCCCGATTCACGGTGAATACCGGATGCAGAAAATTCACATGGGGCTTGCCGAACAATGTGGGATTCCCAAGGATCACTGCTTTATCTTGAAAAATGGTGACGTGCTGGCCCTGACTAAGGACAGTGCCCGGATGGCAGGTAACTTTGCCGCGGGGGACGTTTACATTGATGGTAATGGTGTGGATACAGTTACCGAACAGGTAATCGAAGACCGGCAACTGCTTTCTGAAGAAGGCCTGGTGGTGGTCGTTGCTACCATTAATTTAAAGGACAAGGAAATTCAATCCGGTCCTGATCTCCTTTCCCGGGGCTTCGTTTACATGCGTGAATCCGGCGAACTGCTTGATCAAGGTCGCAAATTGGTCTTTCGGACCATTCGGCGGGCGATGAATAACAAAAACGCCAGTGAAAAAACGATTAAAAAGGCCGTTGTCAACGAGTTATCCAACTTCCTCTACGAAAAGACGGAACGCCACCCGTTGGTTCTCCCAATGCTAATTATGAATAACACGAAGTAA